Proteins from a genomic interval of Candidatus Methylomirabilota bacterium:
- a CDS encoding response regulator, which produces MGKGGVQDNGRRAVSPGTRSRTARAPVTALRILIVEDDRASLKLMSYLVRALGHTALEARDGREGWQVAEQERPDLIVCDIAMPKADGFQVARWRRDHSELHRVPLVAVTAMAMPGDRERILAAGFDAYISKPIAPETFVQQLEALAKAA; this is translated from the coding sequence ATGGGCAAAGGGGGCGTTCAGGATAACGGCCGCCGTGCGGTGTCGCCCGGCACAAGGTCCCGCACGGCACGGGCGCCGGTCACGGCGCTCCGCATCCTGATCGTGGAAGACGATCGCGCGAGCCTCAAGCTGATGAGTTACCTGGTGCGGGCCCTCGGCCACACGGCGCTGGAGGCGCGGGACGGCCGCGAGGGATGGCAGGTCGCCGAGCAGGAAAGGCCGGACCTGATCGTCTGCGACATCGCCATGCCCAAGGCCGACGGCTTCCAGGTGGCCCGGTGGCGTCGCGATCACTCGGAACTGCACCGTGTCCCATTAGTGGCCGTCACCGCCATGGCGATGCCCGGCGATCGCGAGCGGATCCTCGCCGCCGGATTCGACGCCTACATTAGTAAGCCGATTGCCCCGGAGACCTTCGTCCAGCAGCTCGAGGCGCTGGCGAAAGCCGCGTAG